In one Perca fluviatilis chromosome 7, GENO_Pfluv_1.0, whole genome shotgun sequence genomic region, the following are encoded:
- the fam110d gene encoding protein FAM110C, which produces MKPLTPAGSPSPLRLLNKGPDYLRRQIDGGGHGRSISAVERLEADKAKYVKSQQVINTKQEPVLVPCATPPPQPRRAISIPGSLTPQLSPRYSSNTPFSTLSGSFTSRDENENDDSKKENRRTSVDVEAHNRSNMKNVLLPNPRTPGINALVAPHSAPVLRRSTGKRMLRPDSLVIYRQKKECKSPSSAAAGENDNTEVKGYSFVRRLFQGSMREKSSGGEGRIQKMVIGEEKAPSRDGDSRMSWTNDKDTTDGGPGSRRSSKTDQERSPGSIPSPGFSCVLEQTKNGFTNGTSDGTTNGNHSNNHDDENDPWKRASPPPVPRRHFGELRRSKSDLRLRCSALSEQEHFFDFCGLDVDMIERLGRDNFLSGASSIDTLSLALRSVGGDGCGGSGDGCGGSEPSEFSQHSGDGLFQEELAEQLPNGVSIIERNARVIKWLYGCKNAAREGPKESTV; this is translated from the coding sequence ATGAAGCCCCTAACGCCAGCTGGATCCCCCTCTCCTCTGAGGCTCCTCAACAAGGGTCCAGACTACCTGCGCAGGCAGATAGATGGTGGAGGCCACGGCCGCTCAATCAGCGCTGTGGAGAGGCTTGAGGCGGACAAAGCCAAATATGTTAAGAGTCAGCAGGTGATCAACACCAAACAGGAACCTGTGCTGGTGCCCTGTGCTACCCCACCACCGCAGCCCCGGCGAGCTATATCCATCCCCGGTAGCCTGACGCCTCAACTTTCCCCACGCTATTCATCCAACACCCCCTTCTCTACACTCTCTGGCTCCTTCACCTCAAGAGATGAGAATGAAAACGATGACTCCAAGAAGGAGAACAGACGGACTTCTGTTGACGTTGAGGCGCATAACAGGAGCAATATGAAAAATGTCCTGCTTCCAAACCCCAGGACTCCTGGCATCAACGCCTTGGTAGCACCACACAGTGCCCCTGTACTCAGAAGGAGCACAGGCAAACGCATGCTGAGGCCGGACTCCCTCGTCATTTATAGGCAGAAGAAAGAGTGCAAGAGCCCCAGCAGCGCGGCAGCGGGAGAGAACGATAACACGGAGGTGAAGGGCTACAGTTTTGTCCGCCGCCTTTTCCAGGGCTCCATGAGGGAGAAGAGTAGCGGAGGTGAAGGCAGAATTCAGAAGATGGTGATCGGTGAAGAGAAAGCGCCATCACGGGATGGAGACTCCCGCATGTCTTGGACCAATGACAAAGACACTACGGACGGAGGACCAGGGAGCAGGAGGTCCAGTAAAACTGACCAAGAACGCAGCCCAGGGTCTATCCCCAGCCCTGGCTTTAGCTGTGTGCTTGAACAGACTAAGAATGGATTTACAAATGGTACTAGTGATGGTACTACCAATGGCAACCACTCAAATAACCATGATGATGAGAATGACCCATGGAAGCGTGCGTCACCCCCACCAGTACCCAGAAGGCATTTTGGGGAGTTGCGGCGCTCAAAGTCAGACCTGCGTCTGCGCTGCTCAGCGTTATCAGAGCAGGAGCATTTCTTTGACTTCTGCGGGCTGGATGTGGACATGATAGAGCGTCTGGGTCGagataatttcctctctggTGCCAGCTCCATAGACACACTCTCATTGGCCCTCCGCAGTGTAGGTGGGGACGGCTGCGGCGGCTCAGGGGATGGCTGCGGTGGCTCAGAGCCCAGCGAGTTCTCCCAGCACTCGGGAGACGGGCTGTTTCAGGAGGAGCTGGCTGAGCAGCTTCCCAATGGTGTGTCAATCATTGAGAGGAACGCTCGTGTCATCAAGTGGCTTTACGGGTGTAAGAACGCTGCTCGAGAGGGACCCAAAGAGTCTACTGTTTAA